A segment of the Cyanobacteria bacterium GSL.Bin1 genome:
GCCTTCGTTGAGGTTGCAGGCATCGCGATCGAGGCTGACCCCCAAATCCGTACCGCCTTGGGTATCCGTAAATTTGATATGAACATAATCGCGATCGATGCACTCTTTCAGTGCCGCTACTGTTTTTTCAGGTCGCAAGCTTGCTTCAATGGGGTGCTCCCCGTCTGATAATCGTTGGACAAGTTCGTTCATTGGAATTTTTCCTTAGATAATGAATGGACTATTTTGATAGATCAGGACGATGCTTTTGCTTCCTCCTGATTGGAAAAAGCGGTGGTTTCAACTGAGTCACGTTCTGGAATTTGAAATTCCAGTGTGTTATGGCAAAAGTCTTTCCATTCGGGTGTTACGTCATCAAAAATAATGTTTTCATCCTTGAAAATACCGTCGGTAACAACATAATTTTCTTGCAAATAAAGAAAGTCATCATCTGTGAGTTCTCGATTTACTTCTACCTCCTGATCATCAACGTCTTTTGTTTCTGTTTTCGTATTTTCTGTTTTTTCATGCCACTGACTAAATTGGCGTAATTGTTTAAGTGGATAAGCCTTGCAGTATTTTCCTATGATTGCCATGATTCCTCCTGAAATAATGAGTGGAAACTCAGTAATTGAATTTGACGGTTACAGTTGGATTGAATGTTAATGACTGCTAGAGGGTTTTTGACAAATAAAATACATTTTTCCTAATTGCTTGCTTACACCTATAGGACTTACGCATTGACAGAATGGTAAGATAATGCAGTCGATTACTGAAGCTGAGGTCTGGGATCATTAGACAAACTAGCAAACCCTCTACTGCACGGTGCGGTCTTGAACACTACACCT
Coding sequences within it:
- a CDS encoding MbtH domain protein → MNELVQRLSDGEHPIEASLRPEKTVAALKECIDRDYVHIKFTDTQGGTDLGVSLDRDACNLNEGNFEQGTGTIRLVGNLTLNYVPVRCIANLNLETLAGYGYLEPVKAEQEAVQ